A genomic segment from Blastopirellula marina encodes:
- a CDS encoding FliM/FliN family flagellar motor C-terminal domain-containing protein has product MTAFNIEALSEVISACEATAVEASDAFSRAFDQKIQLTLGEGSPLSVDTDLADWKVAGLAIVLNVESEAALVLISQPSGVLPDWYASPDPTGESKLATLGQELGMTLLPEEFMAMEFQVQAVDNLAAACENGKPGDSPAKLSLQLEINGKPHEALMVWPLTSPGGVFQAATSSPDASPQETAPTPAKPATAAAPSAPQHSPQAQAARPRIGSYNELPSFGRSLLQIEVPIRVILAAKKMKVNDIINVGVGTIIQFDKSCEDTLDVEIGRQKIAEGEAVKIGDKFGVRVTSITMPEERYIALKARKRVR; this is encoded by the coding sequence ATGACTGCATTCAATATCGAAGCCCTTTCCGAAGTCATCTCCGCCTGCGAAGCAACCGCAGTGGAAGCCTCGGACGCGTTTTCGCGAGCATTTGATCAAAAGATCCAGCTCACCCTGGGTGAAGGAAGCCCGCTGTCGGTCGATACGGATCTAGCCGACTGGAAAGTAGCCGGGCTGGCGATTGTCTTGAATGTTGAATCTGAAGCCGCTTTAGTGCTTATTTCCCAGCCCAGCGGAGTACTACCGGATTGGTATGCATCCCCGGATCCAACCGGCGAAAGCAAGTTGGCAACATTGGGGCAGGAACTCGGCATGACTCTCTTACCAGAAGAGTTCATGGCGATGGAGTTCCAGGTTCAAGCCGTCGACAACCTGGCGGCGGCCTGCGAAAACGGCAAACCAGGCGATAGCCCTGCTAAGCTATCCCTGCAACTGGAAATCAATGGGAAGCCGCACGAGGCACTGATGGTCTGGCCTTTGACCAGCCCTGGCGGTGTCTTTCAAGCGGCGACCTCCTCCCCAGATGCATCACCACAGGAAACAGCACCTACACCTGCCAAGCCGGCCACGGCAGCAGCACCCAGTGCCCCGCAACACAGCCCTCAGGCCCAGGCTGCACGGCCACGTATTGGCAGCTACAACGAGTTGCCCAGTTTCGGTCGCAGCTTGTTGCAAATCGAAGTGCCGATTCGAGTGATCCTGGCGGCCAAGAAGATGAAGGTAAACGACATCATTAACGTGGGCGTGGGAACGATCATTCAATTCGACAAGTCGTGCGAAGATACGCTCGATGTCGAGATCGGGCGTCAAAAGATCGCCGAAGGGGAAGCCGTGAAGATCGGCGACAAGTTCGGCGTCCGCGTTACCAGTATCACCATGCCGGAAGAGCGTTACATCGCACTCAAGGCACGCAAACGCGTTCGCTAG
- a CDS encoding ArsR/SmtB family transcription factor has product MNKAEATQPVTKTLAQYEARAKVAKAMAHPSRLFMLDLLGQREMCVQELTQSIGCDQSTVSKHLAVLKEVGLIESRREGTSNFYSLTCGCLDGFFQCLETVVQSDVEKRTSACDGGCQL; this is encoded by the coding sequence ATGAATAAAGCAGAAGCAACACAACCTGTCACGAAAACACTTGCGCAGTACGAAGCACGTGCCAAAGTAGCCAAGGCAATGGCTCACCCGAGCCGGTTGTTCATGTTGGATCTGCTTGGCCAGCGTGAAATGTGTGTCCAAGAGTTAACGCAAAGTATTGGTTGCGATCAGTCGACCGTTTCCAAGCACCTGGCAGTGCTTAAGGAAGTGGGGCTGATTGAGTCTCGTCGAGAAGGGACTTCGAACTTTTACTCGCTTACGTGTGGCTGCCTGGATGGCTTCTTTCAATGTCTGGAAACGGTCGTCCAGTCGGATGTCGAGAAGAGAACCTCTGCATGCGATGGGGGCTGCCAACTGTGA
- a CDS encoding MIP/aquaporin family protein, whose product MAEVIGTFALIFAGTGAVVVNDMTQESITHVGIALTWGMIVMALIYALGDISGAHLNPAVTIGFWTARQFDGKQVVPYIVAQLIGAITASVTLRVLFLEHDTLGATIPAGPWWQSFVLEVILTFLLMFIVLNVATGAKEKGIMAGAAIGATVGLEAMFAGPICGASMNPARSIAPALVSGHLEHLWIYIVATTAGAILAVFAYQFVHSETSSGADAASEHHTVEEGS is encoded by the coding sequence GTGGCTGAGGTCATTGGAACGTTTGCCCTCATTTTCGCCGGGACCGGGGCGGTCGTGGTGAATGACATGACCCAGGAATCGATCACGCACGTTGGTATAGCGTTGACTTGGGGGATGATCGTCATGGCATTGATTTACGCACTGGGGGATATCTCAGGTGCGCATCTCAATCCGGCAGTAACGATCGGTTTTTGGACGGCTCGCCAATTCGATGGCAAGCAAGTCGTTCCTTATATCGTTGCTCAACTGATTGGGGCCATCACGGCCAGTGTTACGCTGCGCGTGCTTTTCCTTGAACACGATACGTTAGGGGCGACGATACCGGCGGGGCCTTGGTGGCAATCGTTTGTGCTGGAAGTGATCCTCACGTTTCTGCTGATGTTCATTGTCCTGAACGTTGCTACCGGAGCCAAGGAAAAAGGAATCATGGCAGGTGCCGCGATCGGGGCAACGGTTGGACTGGAAGCGATGTTCGCCGGGCCAATTTGCGGTGCCTCGATGAATCCAGCTCGATCGATCGCTCCGGCTTTGGTCAGCGGTCACCTGGAACATCTGTGGATCTATATCGTGGCAACGACGGCAGGCGCGATCCTGGCTGTGTTCGCCTATCAGTTCGTTCATTCGGAAACAAGCTCCGGGGCAGATGCTGCATCGGAACATCATACGGTGGAGGAAGGATCATGA
- a CDS encoding arsenate reductase ArsC, with protein sequence MKRVLILCTGNSCRSQMAEALWAELGKGEWDAYSAGSKPSGYVHPLAIEAMKELGVDIGGYESKSANDFQHQPFDLVVTVCDNAREDCPIYPEAKETLHWPFDDPADAQGTDEEKMPTFRRVRDEIKAKIGQYLGV encoded by the coding sequence ATGAAACGTGTTTTGATCTTATGCACGGGCAACTCGTGCCGATCACAAATGGCCGAAGCGCTTTGGGCCGAACTGGGCAAGGGTGAGTGGGACGCCTACTCTGCCGGCTCGAAACCTTCCGGCTATGTCCATCCGCTGGCGATTGAAGCGATGAAAGAATTGGGCGTCGACATTGGTGGATACGAAAGCAAGTCGGCCAACGACTTCCAGCATCAGCCATTTGATTTGGTCGTTACCGTTTGTGATAACGCCCGAGAAGATTGTCCGATCTACCCTGAGGCCAAGGAGACACTGCATTGGCCGTTTGATGATCCGGCCGATGCCCAGGGTACAGATGAGGAAAAGATGCCGACTTTTCGGCGTGTACGTGATGAGATCAAGGCCAAGATTGGTCAGTATTTAGGAGTCTAA
- a CDS encoding ArsI/CadI family heavy metal resistance metalloenzyme yields the protein MESAVDFPGSFRIHVALNVSNLEASQKFYEMLLGTAPSKVRPRYAKFEPTDPSVNLSLNEIDEPFQVEQGSAHFGIQVKSIAEVHAAAERFQAAGYKVMHEEATTCCYAVQDKVWVADPDGHKWEVFVVMNADAKDELYEQSGCCSPNLSQIQL from the coding sequence ATGGAATCCGCAGTTGATTTTCCCGGCAGTTTTCGCATTCATGTCGCATTGAATGTCTCGAATCTGGAGGCATCGCAGAAGTTCTACGAAATGCTTCTGGGAACAGCCCCCAGCAAAGTGCGTCCCCGGTACGCGAAATTCGAACCAACCGATCCCTCGGTGAACCTTTCGTTGAACGAGATTGACGAGCCGTTTCAAGTCGAGCAAGGTTCTGCTCACTTTGGCATTCAGGTTAAATCGATTGCCGAAGTACATGCCGCGGCCGAGCGGTTTCAAGCGGCGGGGTACAAGGTAATGCACGAAGAAGCGACGACCTGTTGCTATGCCGTGCAGGATAAGGTTTGGGTCGCCGACCCAGATGGACACAAGTGGGAAGTCTTCGTGGTCATGAATGCTGACGCGAAGGACGAACTGTATGAACAGTCAGGCTGCTGCAGTCCCAACTTGTCGCAGATTCAATTGTAA
- a CDS encoding GlsB/YeaQ/YmgE family stress response membrane protein: MGIISWIVFGLIAGALAKFLFPGDDPGGCIVTIIIGVIGAIVGGFIMTQLGYGTVTGFNLYSFGVAILGSMVVLAIYRVLISGKAK, from the coding sequence ATGGGCATTATTTCCTGGATCGTGTTCGGCCTGATTGCCGGGGCTTTGGCTAAGTTTCTCTTTCCCGGAGACGACCCGGGAGGCTGCATTGTCACCATCATCATTGGTGTCATTGGAGCCATCGTGGGTGGTTTCATCATGACCCAACTGGGATACGGCACCGTCACCGGCTTCAACCTATATAGCTTTGGTGTCGCAATCCTGGGATCGATGGTCGTTCTGGCTATCTACCGCGTTTTAATCAGCGGGAAAGCTAAATAG
- a CDS encoding glycosyltransferase, whose amino-acid sequence MGVWNPHPKHFPEVVESILAQTYQNLQIILIEDPSERDGREMVGHLKDDRLTHIRNEQRTSLPDQLNKGLGLATADLIARGDADDIWEPHRVATQVQCFDNDPDLVVLGSTLNIIDDNGTHLGYRDYPRKHEDIVRALRRYCPIAQPVVMFRREAVMKLGGYHKDFYVEDYDLWCRLAKAGAKFENYPEPLVRYRVHPEGMKSTKLKKQLGETIRMKEAHFRGQMVAADHMRLLAERALMWMPSKFVLWLFGQMTFSKHLPSSNQAGP is encoded by the coding sequence ATGGGCGTCTGGAATCCTCACCCCAAGCACTTTCCTGAAGTAGTCGAAAGCATTCTCGCGCAGACCTATCAGAATCTACAGATCATCTTGATTGAAGATCCCTCAGAACGTGACGGTCGTGAGATGGTAGGCCACTTAAAAGATGACCGGCTCACCCATATCCGTAACGAGCAGCGAACCAGTTTGCCTGATCAACTCAACAAAGGACTAGGCCTGGCTACGGCGGATCTGATCGCGCGGGGGGATGCGGACGATATTTGGGAACCGCATCGCGTTGCGACTCAGGTCCAGTGCTTTGACAACGACCCAGACCTGGTCGTTCTAGGAAGCACGTTAAACATCATCGACGATAACGGCACTCATCTCGGCTATCGCGACTACCCTCGCAAGCATGAGGATATTGTCCGAGCACTCCGCCGATATTGCCCCATCGCACAGCCTGTTGTGATGTTCCGGCGCGAAGCGGTCATGAAGTTAGGTGGATACCACAAAGACTTTTATGTGGAAGACTATGATCTTTGGTGCCGCCTGGCCAAAGCAGGTGCGAAGTTTGAGAACTACCCCGAACCGCTGGTTCGCTATCGCGTTCACCCCGAAGGTATGAAGAGCACCAAGCTCAAAAAACAACTCGGGGAAACCATTCGCATGAAAGAGGCCCACTTTCGTGGTCAGATGGTCGCAGCCGATCACATGCGTCTGCTGGCCGAGCGGGCCTTGATGTGGATGCCAAGCAAATTCGTGCTATGGCTGTTTGGACAAATGACCTTCAGCAAGCATCTTCCTTCCTCCAACCAGGCAGGCCCCTAG
- a CDS encoding FAD-dependent oxidoreductase encodes MATSLVAAPQDYDVVIYGGTSAAITAAVQAKKMGKTVVIVSPDKHLGGLSSGGLGWTDSGDKNAIGGLSLDFYERVKKHYDQDSAWRQQKPEQYSRYRANDNAMWVFEPHVAEKVFEQLVDEYKIPVVRDQWLDRKNGVKKVDGKIVSITTLDGNTYTGKIFLDTTYEGDLMAAAGVSYHVGRESNDVYGETINGVQATRAHSHQFEYPTDPYVVEGDPSSGLLPRISTAKPGPDGSGDDKIQAYCFRMCLTTAADNQVKFPKPEGYDPKQYALLARYLKGGWKGVFNKFDPAPNFKTDTNNHGAFSTDNIGMNYDYPEASYERRKEIIQEHETYQKGWLYFIANDPSIPQDIQDRMNKWGLAKDEFVDNGNWPHQIYVREARRMVGPVVMCEPMLRAQVPTPKSIGMGSYNMDSHNVQRYVTDKGHVRNEGDIQISPGGPYPISYDSVTPKKEECTNLLVPVCVSSSHIAYGSIRMEPVFMILGQSAATAACMAIDQKIAVQDIEYAELSDRLLKDGQVLQMERKPSYPKQVIDPKKLEGVVVDDTQAKKTGEWPVSSSVSGYVGTGYVHDDNKGQGKKSIAFEVSKLEAGKYDVRIAYSSNPNRASNVPVTVTSQGKQVYSGTINQKKTPSVDKVFVSLGKFDLSGETVITLTNEGVNGYVVADAVVLVPVP; translated from the coding sequence ATGGCAACTTCGCTAGTCGCTGCCCCTCAAGATTACGACGTTGTCATTTATGGGGGAACCTCGGCTGCCATTACCGCTGCCGTGCAAGCCAAGAAAATGGGAAAGACGGTCGTTATCGTTTCGCCAGACAAGCATCTCGGTGGTCTCTCCAGCGGCGGCTTGGGATGGACAGACAGTGGCGACAAAAACGCTATCGGCGGGCTATCGCTCGACTTCTACGAGCGTGTCAAAAAGCACTACGACCAAGATAGTGCTTGGCGTCAGCAAAAGCCTGAACAGTACAGTCGCTATCGCGCGAATGACAACGCGATGTGGGTTTTCGAACCCCACGTAGCCGAAAAGGTGTTCGAGCAACTGGTCGACGAGTACAAGATACCTGTCGTCCGCGATCAGTGGCTCGATCGTAAGAATGGTGTAAAGAAGGTCGACGGCAAGATCGTCAGCATTACGACCCTCGATGGGAATACCTACACCGGAAAGATTTTCCTCGATACGACTTACGAAGGAGACCTGATGGCTGCGGCCGGCGTTTCGTATCACGTCGGTCGTGAGTCGAACGATGTTTATGGTGAAACGATCAATGGGGTGCAAGCTACCCGGGCTCATAGCCATCAATTCGAATACCCAACCGATCCGTATGTGGTAGAAGGGGATCCGAGTAGCGGGCTGTTGCCACGCATTTCTACTGCGAAGCCAGGACCCGATGGAAGTGGCGACGACAAGATTCAGGCCTACTGTTTCCGCATGTGTTTGACCACGGCGGCTGACAACCAGGTCAAGTTCCCCAAGCCAGAAGGTTACGATCCAAAGCAATACGCTTTACTGGCTCGTTACCTCAAGGGTGGCTGGAAGGGTGTCTTCAACAAGTTCGATCCGGCTCCTAACTTCAAGACCGATACAAACAACCATGGGGCGTTCTCGACCGACAATATTGGGATGAACTACGACTATCCGGAAGCCTCGTACGAGCGTCGCAAGGAAATCATTCAAGAGCACGAAACGTATCAGAAGGGCTGGCTCTACTTTATTGCCAACGATCCTTCTATCCCCCAGGATATTCAGGATCGGATGAACAAGTGGGGCTTGGCCAAGGATGAATTCGTCGACAACGGCAACTGGCCGCATCAGATCTACGTCCGCGAAGCTCGACGAATGGTTGGCCCGGTTGTGATGTGCGAGCCGATGCTGCGAGCCCAGGTACCCACGCCCAAGAGTATTGGGATGGGTTCCTATAACATGGACTCGCATAACGTTCAGCGGTATGTCACGGATAAGGGACATGTCCGCAACGAAGGGGATATCCAGATCAGCCCAGGCGGCCCTTACCCGATCAGCTATGACAGTGTGACGCCGAAGAAAGAGGAATGCACGAACCTGTTGGTACCGGTCTGCGTTTCTTCATCGCACATTGCCTACGGTTCGATCCGGATGGAGCCTGTCTTCATGATCCTCGGGCAATCGGCTGCCACCGCGGCTTGTATGGCCATCGACCAGAAGATCGCTGTCCAGGATATTGAATATGCTGAACTGAGCGATCGACTGTTGAAGGATGGACAGGTTCTGCAAATGGAACGTAAGCCTTCCTATCCCAAGCAGGTGATTGATCCAAAGAAGCTGGAAGGTGTTGTGGTCGACGACACGCAGGCCAAGAAGACGGGCGAGTGGCCCGTCAGCAGCTCGGTTTCGGGATATGTTGGAACCGGCTATGTCCACGATGATAACAAAGGGCAAGGCAAAAAGTCGATTGCCTTTGAGGTTTCGAAACTGGAAGCTGGCAAGTATGACGTCCGCATTGCCTATTCCAGCAATCCGAATCGGGCCTCGAACGTGCCGGTAACGGTCACCTCGCAAGGGAAGCAGGTCTACTCGGGGACGATCAATCAGAAGAAGACACCTAGTGTCGACAAGGTCTTTGTCTCGCTGGGCAAGTTCGATCTGAGTGGTGAGACGGTGATCACGCTCACCAATGAAGGCGTCAACGGCTACGTCGTTGCTGATGCGGTAGTGCTTGTACCTGTTCCCTAG
- a CDS encoding endonuclease/exonuclease/phosphatase family protein, whose product MPALQTYLLILLTLGVASAAIAEEPTRIRVVSYNIHHGEGTDGKLDLSRIAQVLSDAQPDIIVLQEVDQNTQRTGNIDQAAELAKLLKMNYVFGGNIDLQGGHYGNAVLTRYASISARNHRLPSLAGGEQRGVMEADITLPGLKQPLKVLATHFDYRPDDQERIASSETIAQLIQDWGERPALLAGDLNAVPESKTLALLEQKWTRSNREILPTIPSGKPTRQIDYILLRPQQGWKVVECRVLDAPVASDHLGILAVIEWSGTSAN is encoded by the coding sequence ATGCCTGCTTTGCAAACCTATCTTCTTATACTGCTGACGCTTGGTGTTGCGTCAGCGGCGATCGCGGAAGAGCCAACACGGATCCGGGTTGTCAGCTACAACATTCACCACGGTGAAGGAACTGACGGAAAGCTCGACCTCTCGCGCATCGCGCAAGTCTTAAGCGATGCCCAGCCTGATATTATTGTTCTGCAGGAAGTCGACCAAAACACCCAGCGGACGGGCAACATCGATCAGGCAGCCGAGCTCGCCAAACTGCTAAAGATGAACTATGTCTTTGGAGGGAACATTGATCTCCAAGGGGGGCATTACGGCAACGCCGTTTTGACCCGGTATGCTTCCATCTCTGCCAGAAATCATCGTCTTCCGTCGCTGGCAGGCGGCGAACAACGCGGGGTCATGGAGGCCGATATCACGCTACCGGGGCTCAAGCAACCGCTGAAAGTCCTGGCCACTCATTTCGACTATCGGCCTGACGACCAGGAGCGTATTGCTTCGAGCGAGACGATTGCTCAATTGATTCAAGACTGGGGCGAGCGCCCTGCCCTGTTGGCCGGCGACTTGAATGCGGTGCCAGAGAGTAAAACGCTTGCGCTGCTGGAACAAAAGTGGACACGATCCAATCGAGAGATTCTTCCTACGATTCCCAGTGGAAAACCGACTCGGCAAATCGATTACATCCTGCTTCGTCCCCAGCAGGGGTGGAAGGTCGTCGAGTGCCGTGTGCTCGACGCGCCTGTTGCTTCGGACCATCTCGGCATTCTCGCCGTTATTGAGTGGAGCGGTACTTCTGCGAATTAG
- a CDS encoding DUF1559 domain-containing protein produces the protein MSYPITRRAEAGRNGFTLVELLVVIAIIGVLIALLLPAVQQAREAARRMQCQNNLKQIGLALHNYHDTFLSLSAANQGMPNSAGTNYSGHGWTWHSNILPFLEQKTLYDAIQGSDGFGNESGSTTSGKALIALETDVMAFWCPSQPDVRNGAQKYAVADQPSNYNGNMGTRIGNGNDDCICTGVADLNDMKTDPWGCMNGNGIFYVDSRTRFADVRDGLSNTIFVSEVPDTGGDTIGQFSSGCDRHAMFSGGADGNPPNEMTEYLIAAESNDPINGGSEEAAGSWHAGGAQFLMGDGSVRFLSENMDMPTYQGLSTRAEGEVLGDF, from the coding sequence ATGAGTTATCCAATCACACGTCGAGCGGAAGCCGGGCGAAATGGTTTTACTCTGGTGGAACTATTGGTGGTGATCGCGATCATCGGGGTTTTAATTGCTCTGCTTTTGCCGGCCGTGCAACAAGCCCGCGAAGCGGCCCGCAGAATGCAGTGCCAGAACAACCTGAAGCAAATCGGACTGGCGCTTCACAACTATCACGACACATTTCTGAGTCTGTCCGCCGCCAACCAAGGGATGCCTAATTCGGCTGGTACGAACTACAGCGGGCACGGCTGGACGTGGCACTCAAACATTTTGCCGTTCCTCGAACAAAAGACGTTGTATGATGCAATCCAGGGGTCAGATGGGTTTGGCAACGAATCGGGCAGCACAACCTCTGGAAAGGCACTGATTGCTCTGGAGACCGACGTGATGGCATTCTGGTGCCCCTCGCAGCCAGACGTCCGCAATGGTGCACAGAAGTATGCGGTCGCAGACCAGCCATCCAATTACAACGGCAACATGGGTACCCGAATCGGAAATGGCAACGATGATTGTATCTGCACAGGCGTAGCCGATCTCAACGACATGAAAACAGATCCTTGGGGCTGCATGAATGGCAACGGGATCTTCTACGTCGACAGCCGGACTCGGTTTGCTGACGTGCGTGACGGTCTCTCCAACACGATCTTCGTGAGTGAGGTTCCCGACACGGGCGGTGATACCATCGGCCAATTTAGCAGCGGCTGCGACCGACATGCTATGTTCTCGGGTGGTGCTGACGGCAATCCACCTAACGAGATGACGGAATACTTGATCGCCGCTGAAAGCAACGATCCGATCAATGGCGGCTCGGAAGAAGCGGCCGGTAGCTGGCATGCCGGTGGGGCTCAGTTCCTCATGGGTGACGGAAGCGTCCGTTTCCTTTCGGAAAACATGGACATGCCGACCTACCAGGGGCTTAGCACCCGTGCCGAAGGTGAAGTCCTGGGCGATTTCTAA
- a CDS encoding carboxypeptidase regulatory-like domain-containing protein gives MKSKQAGHLVLALTVMLLCLTGCGGSSDQPDLGQVHGTITFDGKPLSGVVVVFQPDSGRPARGRTDAEGKYELTYIRQTRGAKVGHNRVEVAPSEEEDDSADAEADTETVSNKRPGKFKSGKPKIPARYNIKSELEADVQPGNNTFDFELTSSSK, from the coding sequence GTGAAGTCGAAACAAGCTGGTCACCTGGTGCTGGCCTTGACGGTAATGCTGCTATGTCTGACAGGCTGTGGTGGATCTAGCGATCAGCCAGACTTGGGTCAGGTGCACGGAACCATCACGTTCGACGGGAAGCCGCTGAGCGGTGTTGTCGTCGTCTTTCAACCTGATAGCGGCCGTCCGGCCCGCGGTCGCACCGATGCTGAAGGGAAGTACGAACTGACCTACATTCGCCAGACGCGCGGAGCTAAGGTCGGCCACAATCGTGTGGAAGTCGCACCGAGCGAAGAGGAAGATGACTCTGCCGACGCTGAAGCAGATACGGAAACTGTCAGCAACAAGCGACCTGGCAAGTTCAAATCCGGTAAGCCGAAAATTCCTGCTCGCTACAACATCAAGAGTGAGTTGGAAGCCGACGTCCAACCAGGCAACAACACTTTTGACTTTGAACTTACTAGTTCTAGCAAGTAA
- a CDS encoding secondary thiamine-phosphate synthase enzyme YjbQ has protein sequence MKTLTKELWMDVPKRRAIISIHNEVEQLVAESGITDGLILVNAMHITASVFINDNESGLHQDYDRWLEELVPFNPGTDPASGGYLHNRTGEDNADAHHKRQIMGREVVVAITKGKLHLGPWEHIFYYEFDGRRRKRILVKIIGE, from the coding sequence ATGAAAACACTGACAAAAGAACTTTGGATGGATGTGCCCAAGCGTCGGGCGATCATTTCGATTCATAACGAGGTCGAGCAACTGGTTGCCGAGAGCGGCATAACCGATGGGTTGATACTCGTAAACGCAATGCACATCACGGCCAGCGTCTTCATCAACGACAACGAAAGCGGCCTGCACCAGGACTACGACCGTTGGCTGGAAGAACTTGTCCCCTTCAATCCCGGCACCGACCCGGCTAGCGGCGGCTACCTGCACAACCGCACCGGCGAAGACAACGCCGATGCCCACCATAAACGGCAAATCATGGGGCGCGAGGTGGTGGTGGCTATCACCAAAGGCAAGCTGCACCTGGGACCGTGGGAGCACATCTTCTACTACGAGTTTGATGGGCGACGGCGGAAGCGGATCTTGGTCAAGATTATTGGGGAGTGA
- a CDS encoding YjbQ family protein gives MEELVPFNPGTDPASGGCLHNRTGEDNADAHHKRQVMGREVVVAITKGKLHLGPWEHIFYYEFDGRRRKRVLLKVIGE, from the coding sequence CTGGAAGAGCTCGTCCCCTTCAACCCTGGCACCGATCCGGCTAGCGGCGGCTGCCTGCACAACCGCACCGGCGAAGACAATGCCGACGCTCACCATAAGCGGCAAGTCATGGGGCGTGAGGTGGTGGTGGCGATTACCAAAGGCAAGCTGCACCTGGGACCGTGGGAGCATATCTTTTACTACGAGTTTGATGGGCGACGGCGGAAGCGGGTGTTATTGAAGGTGATCGGAGAGTGA